The following proteins come from a genomic window of Trinickia caryophylli:
- a CDS encoding MFS transporter yields the protein MRQHLSSRLPADGTAAAASGTMRRSSARYRILALLAIGTMINYLDRTVLGIAAPQLTKELGIGAAVMGIMFSAFSWTYAASQIPGGIFLDRFGSKLTYYLAMTFWSLFTLAQGLVHNIGSLLACRLGLGISESPCFPTNSRVVATWFPQRERAIATGTYTVGEYIGLACFSPLLFALMGAYGWRTLFFVVGVAGVLFGVVWWFLYREPREHPHANAAEIEYIEAGGGLTRDDAAQARGPSRFSWRTVGQLLKHRQLTGICLGQFAGNSTLVFFLTWFPTYLATERHMGWLKIGFFAILPFIAASVGVMFGGWLSDSLLRRGKSANVARKLPIIAGLLLASTIILANYVKSDTVVIAIMSLAFFAQGMAALGWTLVSDIAPEGLLGLTGGIFNFAANLAGIVTPLVIGFIVAATGSFVGALVFIGIIALIGAAAYVFVVGDIKRITLEPQA from the coding sequence ATGCGACAGCACCTTTCTTCACGGCTGCCGGCCGACGGCACGGCGGCAGCGGCATCCGGCACGATGAGGCGATCCTCGGCGCGCTATCGGATTCTCGCATTGCTCGCGATCGGCACGATGATCAACTACCTCGATCGCACGGTGCTCGGCATCGCCGCTCCGCAACTCACGAAGGAACTCGGCATCGGCGCGGCCGTCATGGGCATCATGTTCTCCGCGTTTTCGTGGACCTATGCCGCGTCGCAGATCCCGGGGGGCATCTTCCTCGACCGCTTCGGCAGCAAGCTCACCTACTACCTCGCGATGACGTTCTGGTCGCTCTTCACGCTCGCACAGGGGCTGGTGCACAACATCGGATCGTTGCTGGCCTGCCGCCTCGGGCTGGGCATTTCCGAGTCGCCGTGCTTCCCCACGAATAGCCGTGTCGTTGCCACCTGGTTTCCGCAGCGCGAGCGCGCGATCGCCACGGGCACCTATACCGTCGGCGAATATATCGGGCTCGCCTGCTTCAGCCCGCTGCTGTTCGCGCTGATGGGCGCCTATGGTTGGCGCACGCTCTTTTTCGTCGTGGGCGTGGCCGGCGTCCTCTTCGGCGTCGTCTGGTGGTTTCTCTACCGCGAGCCGCGCGAGCATCCGCATGCCAACGCGGCGGAAATCGAATATATCGAGGCGGGTGGCGGCCTCACGCGCGACGATGCGGCCCAGGCGCGCGGCCCGAGCCGGTTCTCGTGGCGTACCGTCGGGCAGTTGCTCAAGCATCGCCAACTGACGGGCATCTGCCTCGGGCAGTTCGCGGGCAACTCCACGCTTGTTTTCTTCCTGACGTGGTTTCCGACCTATCTCGCCACCGAACGCCATATGGGATGGCTCAAAATTGGCTTCTTTGCCATTCTTCCGTTCATTGCGGCGTCTGTGGGCGTGATGTTCGGCGGCTGGCTTTCCGATTCGCTGCTGCGCCGGGGCAAGTCGGCCAACGTTGCGCGCAAACTGCCGATCATCGCCGGCCTTTTGCTCGCCTCCACAATCATTCTCGCGAATTACGTGAAAAGCGACACGGTCGTCATTGCCATCATGTCGCTGGCATTTTTCGCGCAGGGCATGGCTGCGCTCGGGTGGACGCTCGTCTCGGATATCGCGCCGGAAGGGCTGCTCGGCCTTACCGGCGGCATTTTCAACTTCGCTGCCAACCTCGCCGGCATCGTGACGCCGCTCGTCATCGGCTTCATCGTGGCGGCGACGGGCTCGTTCGTCGGGGCGCTGGTCTTCATCGGCATCATTGCGCTGATCGGCGCGGCCGCCTATGTGTTCGTCGTCGGCGACATCAAGCGGATTACGCTCGAACCGCAGGCATAA
- a CDS encoding shikimate dehydrogenase → MESDVTSSMKRSYLVGLIGSGIGGSLSPAMHEEEARQLGINYVYRRIDLERIGRDGRALPDLLDAAQALGYDGLNITYPCKQAVIPLLDELTDDARALGAVNTVQLRDGRRIGHNTDWSGFKRAFERGLPDVRPRRVVQLGAGGAGAAVAHAVMTMGTHDLALVDVDPARARALAAELQARFPDARVNAVDGSPAILADALAASDGLVHATPTGMAKHPGLPLPAELLHPRLWVADVVYFPIETALIRAAAALGCRTLTGGGMAVYQAVEAFEIFTGAAPDAERMFVHFQSLLR, encoded by the coding sequence ATGGAGTCGGATGTGACAAGTAGCATGAAGCGGTCGTATCTCGTCGGCCTGATCGGATCGGGCATCGGCGGATCACTTTCGCCGGCGATGCACGAAGAGGAAGCGCGCCAACTGGGCATCAACTATGTGTACCGCCGCATCGATCTCGAGCGCATCGGCCGCGATGGGCGGGCGTTGCCGGATTTGCTCGACGCCGCGCAGGCGCTCGGCTACGACGGCTTGAACATCACGTATCCGTGCAAGCAGGCGGTGATTCCGCTGCTCGACGAACTGACGGACGATGCGCGGGCGCTGGGCGCCGTGAACACGGTGCAATTACGGGACGGACGGCGCATCGGCCACAACACCGACTGGTCGGGCTTCAAGCGGGCGTTCGAGCGGGGCTTGCCGGACGTGCGTCCGCGGCGGGTCGTGCAACTGGGCGCGGGCGGCGCCGGTGCCGCTGTGGCGCATGCGGTCATGACGATGGGCACGCACGACTTGGCGCTCGTCGACGTCGATCCGGCCCGTGCGCGTGCGCTCGCCGCCGAATTGCAGGCCCGCTTTCCGGATGCGCGCGTGAACGCCGTCGACGGTTCGCCAGCCATCCTTGCCGACGCGCTTGCGGCGTCGGACGGTCTCGTGCACGCAACGCCCACGGGCATGGCGAAGCATCCGGGGCTGCCGTTGCCGGCCGAGTTGCTGCATCCGCGCCTATGGGTGGCGGACGTCGTCTACTTCCCGATCGAAACGGCGCTGATCCGGGCGGCGGCTGCCCTTGGCTGCCGCACGCTGACAGGCGGCGGCATGGCGGTCTATCAGGCGGTGGAGGCGTTCGAGATTTTCACCGGCGCGGCGCCGGACGCCGAACGGATGTTCGTGCATTTTCAATCGTTGCTTCGCTGA
- a CDS encoding bifunctional sugar phosphate isomerase/epimerase/4-hydroxyphenylpyruvate dioxygenase family protein, whose protein sequence is MKRSIATVSISGTLTEKLHAIRQAGFDGVEIFENDLLYFDGSPADVRQLCADLGLEIVLFQPFRDFEGVGPERFARNLERVRRKFDLMHALGTTHLLVCSNVSADALGDESLLVDQLGALARVAAEAGVVAGYEALAWGRHVRHYAQAWKLVDAVNEPSLGLVLDSFHTLSLGDSVDEIAAIPGDRIAFVQIADAPKLAMDVLEWSRHYRCFPGQGEFELDRFAARLIESGYAGPLSLEVFNDGFRAAPPASTAKDGYRSLLYLEDRTRALLAREAPGAAACADLFSPAPAPEHVGFQFLEFAVDDSTQAQLADWLGKLGFARAGRHRSKEVSLYQQGFAAIVLNAESDSFASAFRERHGLSLCASALRVDDAAAAFEHAAGFGYLPFSGRVGPNERVLPSVLAPDGSLQYFVDEHPGAPTLFESDFALAPVPDGPPGPLERVDHVCLSLPADSLDTWILYFKTAFGFEAEPAWLVPDPYGLVRSRAMRSRDGSVRIVLNTSPDRHTAAARALETYRGPGLDHVAFSTSGIFGAIAGFRANGVPMLRIPDNYYDDLSVRFGLADSLAAQLREHHVLYDRDEKGGEFFHAYTAQIGGRFSIEIVERRAGYDGYGAANAAVRLAAQARHRV, encoded by the coding sequence ATGAAACGCTCGATTGCCACCGTCTCCATCAGCGGGACCCTGACCGAAAAATTGCACGCGATCAGGCAAGCCGGCTTCGACGGCGTCGAAATCTTCGAAAATGACCTGCTCTATTTCGACGGGTCGCCCGCCGACGTCCGGCAGCTGTGCGCCGATCTCGGTCTGGAGATCGTGCTCTTCCAGCCGTTTCGCGATTTCGAGGGGGTCGGCCCCGAACGATTCGCGCGCAATCTCGAACGCGTGCGCCGCAAATTCGATTTGATGCATGCACTCGGCACGACGCACCTGCTCGTTTGCAGCAACGTGTCGGCCGACGCGCTTGGCGACGAATCGCTACTTGTCGATCAGTTGGGCGCGCTCGCGCGGGTGGCGGCAGAAGCCGGCGTCGTGGCCGGCTACGAAGCACTCGCCTGGGGGCGCCACGTGAGGCACTACGCACAGGCGTGGAAACTCGTCGACGCAGTGAACGAACCCAGCCTCGGCCTCGTACTCGACAGCTTTCACACACTGTCGCTCGGCGATTCCGTCGACGAAATCGCCGCCATTCCCGGCGACCGGATCGCCTTCGTGCAGATCGCAGATGCCCCCAAGCTCGCAATGGATGTGCTCGAATGGAGCCGGCACTATCGCTGCTTTCCAGGACAAGGCGAATTCGAGCTCGACCGGTTCGCGGCGCGGCTGATCGAGTCCGGCTACGCGGGGCCGCTTTCGCTCGAAGTCTTCAACGACGGCTTTCGAGCCGCCCCGCCCGCCAGCACGGCCAAGGACGGCTATCGCTCGCTGCTCTATCTCGAGGACCGCACGCGGGCGCTGCTCGCGCGCGAGGCGCCGGGCGCGGCGGCCTGCGCGGATCTGTTCTCGCCAGCGCCCGCCCCGGAACACGTGGGCTTCCAGTTCCTCGAATTTGCCGTCGACGACTCGACCCAGGCCCAACTCGCCGACTGGCTCGGCAAGCTCGGCTTCGCCCGCGCGGGGCGGCACCGCTCGAAGGAAGTGAGCCTCTATCAGCAAGGCTTCGCCGCGATCGTGCTCAACGCCGAGTCGGACTCGTTCGCGAGCGCATTTCGCGAGCGGCATGGACTGTCGCTGTGCGCCTCCGCACTGCGCGTGGACGACGCGGCAGCCGCGTTCGAGCATGCGGCGGGCTTCGGCTACCTGCCGTTTTCCGGGCGCGTCGGCCCCAACGAGCGCGTGCTGCCGAGCGTGCTCGCGCCGGACGGCAGCCTCCAGTACTTCGTGGACGAACACCCCGGCGCCCCCACGCTGTTCGAATCGGACTTCGCGCTCGCGCCCGTGCCCGACGGCCCGCCCGGGCCGCTCGAGCGCGTCGACCACGTCTGCCTGTCGCTGCCGGCCGATTCGCTCGACACCTGGATCCTTTACTTCAAGACCGCGTTCGGCTTCGAAGCCGAGCCGGCGTGGCTGGTGCCGGATCCGTACGGCCTCGTGCGCAGCCGTGCCATGCGCAGCCGCGACGGCTCCGTGCGCATCGTGCTCAATACCTCGCCGGACCGCCACACCGCTGCCGCGCGCGCGCTGGAAACCTACCGTGGCCCGGGCCTCGATCACGTCGCTTTCAGCACGTCGGGCATCTTCGGCGCGATCGCGGGCTTCCGGGCGAACGGCGTGCCGATGCTGCGAATTCCGGACAATTATTACGACGATCTGTCGGTGCGCTTCGGGCTGGCTGACAGCCTCGCCGCGCAGCTACGCGAGCATCACGTGCTTTATGACCGCGACGAAAAAGGCGGCGAGTTCTTTCACGCCTACACCGCGCAGATCGGAGGGCGTTTTTCGATCGAAATCGTCGAGCGCCGCGCCGGCTATGACGGCTACGGCGCGGCGAACGCAGCCGTGCGTCTGGCTGCGCAAGCCCGGCATCGCGTGTGA
- a CDS encoding AMP-binding protein: MTASQSFLAARDFLLRNRTDYASAYEGFRWPRLDEFNWALDHFDAMAAGNDAPALRIVDAASGECVERTFAQMAARSSRIANFLRAMGAGRGDRIMLMLPNRVELWEAMLAAMKLGAVLLPAATQLSADDVRERVRAARPKLAIVDAAERAKFDGIEGPLVKISVGTAATGTPRGDWIDFADAQTAEAAFHASGITRAGDPLLLYFTSGTTSKPKLVEHTHASYPVGSLSTMYWIGLQPGDVHWNISSAGWAKHAWSCFFAPWNAGACVFALNFARFDAAQALRTLVQHEVTTLCAPPTVWRMLVQEPLASYDVKLREIVGAGEPLNPEIIERVKAAWGIVIRDGYGQTETTCTIGNSPGQAVVPGAMGRPMPGYDIELVDADGQPAREGEIALVLDGPQGGRPAGLMTGYANNDEATRHVMRGGRYHTSDIALRRDDGYYVYVGRADDVFKSSDYRLSPFELESVLIEHEAIAEAAVVPSPDPLRLSVPKAYVALRHGFAYGPELARSLFRFSRERLSPYKRIRRIELAELPKTISGKIRRVELRRREMERGAPLERLPGEFWDDDFPDSN; encoded by the coding sequence ATGACGGCATCGCAAAGCTTTCTGGCTGCCCGCGACTTTCTGCTGCGCAACCGTACCGACTACGCCAGCGCTTACGAAGGGTTCCGCTGGCCCCGGCTCGACGAATTCAATTGGGCGCTCGACCACTTCGATGCCATGGCGGCGGGCAACGACGCGCCCGCGCTGCGTATCGTCGATGCAGCCTCCGGCGAATGCGTGGAACGCACGTTCGCTCAGATGGCGGCACGATCGTCGCGCATCGCGAATTTCCTGCGCGCTATGGGCGCGGGCCGCGGCGATCGCATCATGCTCATGCTGCCTAACCGCGTCGAGCTCTGGGAAGCGATGCTGGCCGCCATGAAGCTGGGCGCGGTGCTGCTGCCCGCAGCCACGCAGCTCTCGGCGGACGACGTGCGCGAGCGCGTTCGGGCCGCACGGCCGAAGCTTGCGATCGTCGACGCCGCCGAGCGCGCCAAATTCGACGGGATCGAGGGGCCGCTCGTCAAGATTTCGGTCGGGACCGCGGCGACGGGTACGCCACGAGGGGATTGGATCGATTTCGCCGATGCGCAAACGGCCGAAGCGGCGTTCCACGCGAGCGGCATCACGCGCGCCGGCGATCCACTGCTGCTCTACTTCACCTCGGGTACGACTTCGAAGCCGAAGCTCGTCGAGCACACGCACGCTAGCTATCCGGTCGGCAGCCTGTCGACTATGTATTGGATCGGCTTGCAACCCGGCGACGTGCATTGGAACATCAGCTCGGCCGGATGGGCGAAGCATGCCTGGAGCTGCTTTTTCGCGCCATGGAACGCGGGTGCCTGCGTCTTCGCGCTCAACTTCGCCCGCTTCGACGCCGCGCAGGCGCTGCGCACGCTCGTCCAACACGAGGTGACGACGCTGTGCGCCCCGCCGACCGTCTGGCGCATGCTCGTGCAGGAGCCGCTGGCCTCGTACGACGTCAAGCTGCGTGAGATCGTCGGCGCCGGCGAGCCGCTCAATCCCGAGATCATCGAGCGCGTAAAAGCCGCCTGGGGCATCGTCATACGCGACGGCTACGGCCAGACCGAAACCACCTGCACCATCGGCAATTCGCCGGGGCAGGCAGTCGTCCCCGGCGCCATGGGCCGGCCCATGCCGGGCTACGACATCGAGCTCGTCGATGCCGATGGCCAGCCCGCCCGAGAGGGTGAAATCGCGCTTGTGCTCGACGGCCCGCAGGGCGGGCGTCCGGCAGGGCTGATGACCGGCTATGCGAACAACGACGAGGCGACGCGCCATGTCATGCGCGGCGGCCGCTACCACACGTCCGACATTGCGCTGCGCCGCGACGATGGCTATTACGTCTACGTCGGCCGGGCCGACGACGTCTTCAAGTCGTCCGACTACCGGCTGAGCCCGTTTGAACTCGAGAGCGTGCTGATCGAGCACGAAGCGATCGCGGAGGCGGCCGTCGTGCCGAGCCCCGATCCGCTCCGGCTGTCCGTGCCCAAGGCGTATGTCGCGCTGCGGCACGGCTTCGCCTACGGCCCGGAACTCGCGAGAAGCCTCTTTCGCTTCTCGCGCGAGCGCCTTTCCCCTTACAAGCGCATTCGCCGCATCGAGCTGGCCGAACTGCCGAAAACGATCTCCGGCAAGATCCGGCGCGTCGAGTTGCGTCGCCGCGAAATGGAACGCGGCGCACCGCTCGAACGGCTACCGGGCGAGTTCTGGGACGACGACTTCCCGGATTCGAACTAG
- a CDS encoding CoA-acylating methylmalonate-semialdehyde dehydrogenase gives MSATPSASSTSSAAAPAATTTVKLLIDGEFVESAASEWRDIVNPATQEVLARVPYATSGEIEAAIGAAHAAFNTWKTTPLGARTRIMLKYQALIREHMPRIAKILTAEQGKTLADAQGDIFRGLEVVEHAASIGTLQLGEFAENVASGVDTYTLRQPLGVCAGITPFNFPAMIPLWMFPMAIVCGNTFVLKPSEQDPLTTMALVELAIEAGVPRGVLNVVHGGKEAVDALCSHPLVKAVSFVGSTAVGNHVYTLASEHGKRVQAMMGAKNHAVVLPDAHREQTLAALVGAAFGAAGQRCMATSAVVFVGESNAWLPELVDKARCLKVDAGIEAGTDVGPVISRAAKDRILSLIAAGVEEGATLELDGRGVVVPRYPHGNFIGPTVFSGVNTGMTIYRTEIFGPVLVALSAPTLDEAIALVNRNPFGNGVGLFTQSGAAARRFQSEIDVGQVGINVPIPVPVPYFSFTGSRGSKLGDLGPYGKQAVQFYTQTKTVTARWFDDAPVGSGVNTTISLR, from the coding sequence ATGAGTGCAACTCCCTCAGCCTCCAGCACGAGCAGCGCGGCCGCTCCGGCCGCGACAACGACGGTCAAGCTGCTGATCGACGGCGAATTCGTCGAATCGGCCGCGAGTGAATGGCGCGACATCGTCAATCCGGCGACGCAGGAAGTGCTTGCGCGCGTGCCGTACGCCACAAGCGGCGAAATCGAGGCGGCGATCGGCGCGGCGCATGCCGCGTTCAACACATGGAAGACCACGCCGCTCGGCGCGCGCACGCGGATCATGCTCAAGTACCAGGCACTGATTCGCGAACACATGCCGCGCATTGCGAAGATACTGACTGCCGAACAAGGCAAAACGCTCGCCGATGCGCAGGGCGATATCTTCCGCGGGCTCGAGGTGGTCGAACACGCCGCGTCGATCGGTACGCTGCAGCTCGGCGAATTCGCGGAGAACGTCGCCTCCGGCGTCGATACCTACACGCTGCGCCAGCCGCTCGGCGTCTGCGCGGGCATCACGCCGTTCAATTTCCCGGCGATGATACCGCTCTGGATGTTTCCGATGGCGATCGTCTGCGGCAACACGTTCGTTTTGAAGCCCTCGGAACAAGACCCTCTCACGACCATGGCACTCGTGGAGCTGGCCATCGAGGCAGGCGTGCCGCGCGGCGTGCTCAACGTCGTCCATGGCGGAAAGGAAGCGGTCGACGCACTTTGCAGCCATCCGCTCGTCAAGGCCGTTTCGTTCGTCGGCTCGACCGCCGTCGGCAACCACGTCTACACGCTCGCGAGCGAACACGGCAAGCGCGTTCAGGCGATGATGGGGGCCAAGAACCATGCGGTCGTGCTGCCCGACGCGCATCGAGAACAGACGCTCGCCGCACTCGTCGGCGCGGCTTTCGGTGCGGCGGGCCAGCGTTGCATGGCAACGTCCGCGGTCGTATTCGTGGGCGAGTCGAACGCCTGGCTGCCCGAGTTGGTGGACAAGGCGCGGTGCTTGAAAGTGGATGCAGGCATCGAGGCCGGCACCGACGTCGGGCCCGTCATCTCGCGCGCGGCGAAGGACCGCATCCTGTCGCTGATCGCCGCTGGCGTGGAGGAAGGCGCAACGCTAGAACTCGACGGACGCGGTGTCGTCGTGCCGCGCTATCCCCATGGCAACTTCATCGGCCCGACCGTCTTCTCGGGCGTGAACACCGGGATGACGATCTATCGCACCGAAATTTTCGGCCCCGTGCTCGTGGCATTGAGCGCTCCCACGCTCGACGAGGCCATCGCACTCGTGAACCGCAATCCGTTCGGCAACGGCGTCGGGCTCTTCACGCAAAGCGGCGCCGCCGCGCGCCGCTTCCAAAGCGAGATCGACGTCGGGCAAGTGGGCATCAACGTGCCGATTCCGGTGCCCGTGCCGTATTTCAGCTTCACGGGTTCGCGAGGCTCCAAGCTCGGCGACCTCGGGCCCTACGGCAAGCAGGCCGTGCAGTTCTATACGCAGACGAAGACGGTCACCGCGCGCTGGTTCGACGATGCACCGGTCGGCAGCGGCGTCAATACGACGATCAGCCTGCGCTGA
- the mmsB gene encoding 3-hydroxyisobutyrate dehydrogenase — MQIGFVGLGNMGAPMARNLLNHGHAVKVFDLSDEAMCALVQAGATAAASPKAAACDVEYVITMLPAASHVRRVLTDVDGVLAGLSPDAAIVDSSTIDPASAQAFAQLAQAQGNAFADAPVSGGTGGAAAGTLTFMVGADATLFERVTPLLRAMGKNIVHCGPTGMGQVAKLCNNLLLGITMAGVAEAMSLGTALGIDPRVLAGIVNTSTGRCWSSETYNPYPGIVETAPAARGYTGGFGVDLMRKDLGLAADAARAVNQPVYLGALAEQLYRAMSASGRGGLDFSAIIKLYERAGAA; from the coding sequence ATGCAAATCGGATTCGTCGGCCTGGGCAACATGGGTGCGCCGATGGCGCGCAATCTGCTGAACCACGGCCACGCGGTCAAAGTGTTCGATCTGAGCGACGAGGCCATGTGCGCGCTCGTGCAAGCGGGCGCTACGGCCGCCGCTTCGCCCAAGGCCGCCGCATGCGACGTCGAGTACGTGATCACGATGCTGCCGGCGGCATCGCACGTACGGCGCGTGCTCACCGACGTCGATGGTGTACTGGCCGGCCTCTCGCCCGATGCGGCGATCGTCGATTCGAGCACGATCGATCCCGCCAGCGCGCAGGCTTTCGCGCAACTCGCGCAAGCGCAGGGCAACGCGTTCGCCGATGCGCCCGTCTCGGGCGGCACTGGAGGCGCCGCGGCAGGTACGCTGACCTTCATGGTCGGCGCCGACGCGACGCTCTTCGAACGCGTGACGCCGCTGCTGCGGGCAATGGGTAAGAACATCGTCCACTGCGGGCCGACGGGCATGGGCCAGGTGGCGAAGCTCTGCAACAACCTGCTGCTCGGCATCACGATGGCGGGCGTGGCCGAAGCGATGTCGCTTGGCACCGCGCTCGGCATCGACCCGCGCGTACTTGCGGGCATCGTGAACACGTCGACGGGCCGGTGCTGGAGCTCCGAAACTTACAACCCCTACCCGGGAATCGTCGAAACCGCACCCGCCGCGCGCGGCTACACCGGCGGCTTCGGGGTCGACCTGATGCGCAAGGACCTCGGCTTGGCGGCGGACGCCGCGCGCGCGGTCAATCAGCCGGTCTACCTCGGCGCGCTGGCCGAACAGCTTTACCGGGCAATGAGCGCAAGCGGCCGCGGCGGGCTCGACTTCTCGGCCATCATCAAGCTCTATGAACGCGCGGGCGCGGCGTGA
- a CDS encoding autoinducer binding domain-containing protein translates to MDLLRWHDDYERLRDAKDERQLFERIAALAKRLGFDYCCYGIRVPLPVSNPAVAIFDTYPDGWMKHYQQRSFIEIDPTVREGMSRTGLIVWPEATAGGAPLWADAHDFGLRVGVAHPSWAAHGVYGLLTMARGNESLALTEVKLLNAQASLLANLSHTLMSEFLVPKLAPEARVELTPRECEVLRWTGEGKTAHEIGQILNISERTVNFHVNNVLLKLNATNKVQAVVKAIAMGLIAA, encoded by the coding sequence ATGGATCTGTTGCGGTGGCATGACGACTACGAACGGCTGCGCGATGCGAAGGACGAGCGGCAGCTCTTCGAGCGAATTGCCGCACTTGCGAAACGGCTTGGGTTCGACTACTGCTGCTACGGCATACGCGTGCCGTTGCCGGTATCGAATCCGGCAGTCGCGATTTTCGATACCTACCCCGACGGCTGGATGAAGCATTATCAGCAGCGCAGCTTCATCGAGATCGACCCGACGGTGCGCGAGGGAATGAGCCGCACGGGGCTCATCGTCTGGCCCGAGGCGACGGCCGGCGGCGCGCCGCTGTGGGCCGATGCTCACGACTTCGGCCTGCGCGTCGGTGTTGCGCATCCGAGTTGGGCCGCGCATGGCGTCTATGGCCTTTTGACGATGGCGCGTGGCAACGAGTCGCTCGCGCTGACCGAAGTCAAGCTGCTCAATGCGCAGGCCAGCCTGCTCGCGAATCTGTCGCATACGCTGATGAGCGAGTTTCTCGTGCCGAAGCTTGCGCCGGAGGCGCGAGTCGAATTGACCCCGCGCGAATGCGAAGTGCTGCGCTGGACTGGCGAAGGGAAAACGGCCCACGAGATCGGCCAGATCCTCAACATCTCCGAGCGTACCGTCAACTTTCACGTCAACAACGTGCTGCTCAAGCTCAACGCGACCAACAAGGTTCAGGCCGTCGTCAAGGCGATCGCGATGGGCCTCATTGCCGCTTGA
- a CDS encoding DUF4902 domain-containing protein: protein MRHIPVPADSRFRDGYVRLPEEALDEMNLVHVDSGLDEMLLQELLANDVDAVTAGYTEWEQTPLPGRTHITLGWDWYLDRTSGALVVAWGDVRSNVMCIGTDGRDLGMARTAWLLVRRVSLLNWPGAVTQAALAQMPERANEIGPTLQ from the coding sequence ATGAGACACATTCCCGTGCCCGCCGACAGCCGGTTTCGAGACGGATATGTCCGCCTTCCCGAAGAGGCGTTGGACGAGATGAACCTCGTTCACGTCGACTCCGGCCTCGACGAAATGCTGCTGCAGGAATTGCTCGCCAACGACGTCGACGCGGTAACCGCCGGCTACACCGAGTGGGAGCAAACGCCTTTGCCTGGGCGTACTCATATTACGCTCGGATGGGACTGGTACCTGGACCGCACGTCCGGTGCACTCGTCGTCGCCTGGGGCGACGTGCGCAGCAATGTCATGTGCATCGGCACCGACGGCCGCGACCTCGGCATGGCCCGCACCGCCTGGCTGCTCGTACGTCGCGTTTCGCTGCTGAACTGGCCTGGCGCCGTCACGCAAGCCGCGCTCGCGCAGATGCCGGAACGGGCGAATGAGATCGGCCCGACCTTGCAGTAG
- a CDS encoding acyl-homoserine-lactone synthase, with the protein MRTSVHGDGRLPEDLDAALAQYRHQVFVEQLGWDLPCVDGRFERDQYDRADTVYVVARDESGAICGCARLLPTTQPYLLREVFPFLLAVDMVAPQSPDVWELSRFAASPAGKADALGEESTAWAVRPMLASVVECAARLGAKQLIGVTFLSMERLFRRIGVHAHRAGPAQRIDGRMVVACWIDIDEQTLTALGLEPSLARGA; encoded by the coding sequence ATGCGGACTTCTGTTCACGGCGACGGGCGCCTGCCCGAAGACCTCGATGCCGCATTGGCGCAGTACCGGCATCAGGTTTTCGTCGAGCAGCTCGGCTGGGATCTGCCGTGTGTCGATGGCCGCTTCGAGCGCGATCAATACGACCGGGCCGATACGGTCTACGTTGTGGCCCGGGACGAATCCGGTGCGATCTGCGGATGCGCACGGCTGTTGCCGACGACCCAGCCCTATTTGCTGCGCGAAGTGTTTCCGTTCCTGCTCGCGGTCGATATGGTCGCCCCCCAATCGCCGGACGTCTGGGAGCTTTCGCGCTTTGCGGCGAGCCCCGCAGGCAAGGCGGACGCGCTCGGCGAAGAGAGCACGGCATGGGCGGTACGGCCGATGCTCGCCTCTGTCGTCGAATGCGCGGCGCGCCTGGGGGCGAAGCAACTGATCGGCGTGACGTTCCTCAGCATGGAGCGCCTGTTTCGGCGCATCGGCGTTCACGCGCACCGGGCCGGGCCCGCGCAGCGCATCGACGGCCGGATGGTCGTGGCCTGCTGGATCGACATCGACGAGCAAACGCTCACCGCGCTCGGCCTCGAGCCGTCGCTCGCCCGGGGCGCTTGA